A stretch of Gadus macrocephalus chromosome 17, ASM3116895v1 DNA encodes these proteins:
- the LOC132445741 gene encoding LOW QUALITY PROTEIN: kinesin-like protein KIF1C (The sequence of the model RefSeq protein was modified relative to this genomic sequence to represent the inferred CDS: inserted 1 base in 1 codon; substituted 1 base at 1 genomic stop codon) — MCSNGVGVKLRWRGASVKVAVRVXPFNSRETNRNARCIIQMKDNTTCISNPKQPKDGAKNFTFDYSYWSHTTVEEPDFVSQEQVYKDIGEEMLLHAFEGYNVCIFAYGQTGGGKSYTMMGRQEPGQEGIIPQMCEDLFRRTGENTDPDLQYSVEVSYMEIYCERVRDLLNPSNPYPNPNPDPSSRGSLRVREHPILGPYVEDLSKLAVTCFSDVHELMDAGNQARTVAATNMNETSSRSHAVFTIVFTQRRRDQMTGLDTEKVSKISLVDLAGSERADSSGAKGTRLKEGANINKSLTTLGKVISALAEMTQGCKKRKSDFIPYRDSVLTWLLKENLGGNSRTAMIAALSPADINYEETLSTLRYADRAKQIRCNAVINEDPNAKLIRELKEEVTRLRDLLFSQGLHELLQQTALEVANSCAASVEGGSPIPPLSLSANGLPARRSHASSGDSDSKGDDLLDNDHMTEEGEDGDEGEEPITQTISKEEAAERLLETEKIIAELNETWEEKLRKTESIRFERETLLAEMGVSIKEDGGTLGVFSPKGTPHLVNLNEDPLMSECLLYYIKEGVTRVGQQDVDIKLSGQCIKEIHCVFISETNDQGEVVVTLEPLVGAIGPLNYXVHERPSLQGYRIVMGKNHVFRFTHPEQARLERERSASAEQQEEPGDWNYAQRELLEKQGIDIKLEMEKRLQDMEIQYRKEKEEADLLLEQQRLYADSDSGDDSDKRSCEETWRLISSLREKLPANNVQSIVKRCGLPSSGKRREPLRVYQIPQRRRISKDPKRVTIEDLRMQAVKEICYEVALGDFRHSRQEMEALSVVKMKELCRMYTKKDPGERDSWRAVAQDVWDTVGIGDERSSPAEDAGEGGGGGEGEGGGGGGGGGGGGGGDKGGGGGGGDKGGGVYDLKAHIDKLTDILQEVKLQNNQKDEEIKSLRDRMVKMESVIPVQDDDQSGEEGGVSSEENGGGTESEASPSPQPQVRVGRLMDDDPAFRRGRLRWLKVEQQRILSLQKLRSGQGPSPVGVPAGVPAGVPVVHLPGTGRFIPPQDCKLKFPFKSNPAHRLSWGPASMALLGLEGGLEGFSQSPPPTYTTPPPPPPRMRSPSPQRAWQQRGQPFSQGNPGNHNHHGNNNNNNQRRYRRNSLDSSPHGNHHPGNGQHHGGQGGHQGNQGGHQGNQGGGGHQGRQRQRRGCSPGPGGEKGGGVGRGGYQPNHHYHHPYYNPQNAPFQPGPPLPSYHSLPRPRGAGPGGVVPGMMGPTWFNTPPPRMRRQNSAPDLKTSNNPSNHDDQ; from the exons atGTGTTCGAACG GTGTGGGAGTGAAGTTAAGATGGCGGGGGGCATCGGTCAAGGTGGCGGTAAGGG CGCCCTTTAACTCCAGAGAGACCAACCGCAACGCTCGCTGTATCATCCAGATGAAGGACAACACTACCT gtatctCCAACCCCAAACAACCCAAAGATGGAGCGAAGAACTTCACGTTTGACTATTCCTATTGGTCCCACACTACG GTGGAAGAGCCAGATTTTGTGTCTCAGGAGCAGGTCTACAAGGACATCGGGGAAGAGATGCTGCTGCATGCCTTCGAAG GATACAACGTGTGTATCTTTGCGTATGGTCAGACGGGAGGAGGGAAGAGCTACACTATGATGGGCAGACAGGAGCCCGGACAAGAAGGAATCATACCTCAG ATGTGTGAAGATTTATTCAGACGAACCGGAGAAAATACCGACCCAGACCTCCAGTACTCTgtagag GTGTCCTACATGGAGATCTACTGTGAGCGTGTGCGCGACCTGCTCAACCCCTCCAACCCgtaccccaaccccaacccggACCCCTCGTCCCGGGGCAGCCTGCGGGTCCGGGAGCACCCCATCCTGGGGCCCTACGTAGAGGACCTCTCCAAGCTGGCCGTCACCTGCTTCTCCGACGTCCATGAGCTGATGGACGCCGGCAACCAGGCTAG GACAGTAGCAGCCACCAACATGAATGAGACGTCGTCCCGGTCCCACGCAGTGTTCACCATCGTCTTCACGCAGCGACGAAGAGACCAGATGACTGGCCTTGACACTGAGAAG gTTAGTAAGATCAGTCTGGTAGACCTAGCAGGAAGTGAGAGGGCCGACTCCTCTGGGGCGAAGGGCACCAGATTAAAG gaaggAGCAAATATCAACAAATCTCTAACCACACTGGGGAAGGTGATATCAGCTCTGGCTGAGATG ACGCAGGGGTGTAAGAAGAGGAAAAGTGACTTCATTCCCTACAGGGACTCAGTCCTTACCTGGCTACTTAAGGAAAACCTGG GAGGTAACTCGCGTACCGCCATGATCGCTGCTCTCAGTCCGGCGGACATCAACTATGAGGAGACCCTGAGCACCCTGAG GTATGCCGACCGAGCCAAACAGATCCGTTGTAACGCGGTCATCAATGAGGACCCCAATGCCAAACTGATCAGAGagttgaaggaggaggtgacgcGCCTGAGAGACCTCTTGTTCTCTCAGGGATTACATGAGCTGCTGCAACAAaccg ctctagAGGTAGCCAATAGCTGTGCAGCATCTGTTGAGGGGGGATCTCCaatccctcctctgtctctttcgGCCAATGGCCTTCCAGCTAGACGTAGCCACGCCTCCTCAG GGGACTCTGACTCTAAAGGGGATGACCTCTTGGATAACGATCACATGACTGAAGAGGGGGAGGACGGagacgagggggaggagcctatcACCCAGACCATCAGCAAGGAGGAGGCGGCCGAGAGACTACTT GAAACAGAGAAGATAATTGCAGAGTTGAATGAAACTTGGGAGGAGAAGTTGAGGAAAACAGAATCCATCAGATTCGAGAG agagactCTCTTGGCAGAGATGGGTGTTTCCATTAAAGAAGATGGAGGAACTCTAGGAGTCTTTTCACCTAAGGGG ACTCCTCACCTGGTCAACCTCAACGAAGACCCACTGATGTCTGAATGTCTGCTATACTACATCAAAGAGGGAGTcaccag ggtaggCCAGCAGGATGTGGATATTAAACTGTCTGGTCAGTGTATCAAGGAGATCCACTGTGTGTTCATCAGCGAGACCAACGACCAGGGAGAGG tGGTGGTGACGCTAGAGCCCCTGGTGGGAGCGATCGGACCGTTGAACTACTGAGTCCATGAACGTCCCTCTCTCCAAG gTTACCGCATCGTGATGGGGAAGAACCACGTGTTCCGGTTCACGCACCCGGAACAGGCCCGTCTGGAGCGGGAGCGCAGCGCCTCGGccgagcagcaggaggagcccGGGGACTGGAACTACGCCCAGAGAGAGCTGCTGGAGAAGCAGGGCATCGACATCAagctggagatggagaagag GCTGCAGGACATGGAGATACAGTACCgcaaagagaaggaggaggctgaCCTGCTGCTGGAGCAACAGCGACTG tATGCAGATAGTGACAGTGGAGACGACTCGGACAAGCGTTCGTGTGAAGAGACCTGGAGACTGATCTCCTCCCTGAGGGAGAAACTACCTGCTAACAAC GTCCAGTCCATAGTGAAGAGGTGCGGCCTGCCCAGCagcgggaagaggagggagCCCCTCAGAGTGTACCAGATCCCCCAGCGCCGTCGCATCAGCAAGGACCCCAAGAGAGTCACCATAGAAGACCTGCGCATGCAGGCAGTCAAAGAGATCTGctacgag GTGGCCCTGGGAGACTTCCGCCACTCGCGGCAGGAGATGGAGGCTCTGTCCGTGGTGAAGATGAAGGAGCTGTGCCGGATGTACACCAAGAAGGACCCCGGGGAGAGGGACAGCTGGAGGGCCGTGGCCCAGGACGTGTGGGACACGGTGGGCATCGGGGACGAGAGGAGCTCCCCGGCCGAGGacgcaggagagggaggaggaggaggagagggagaggggggaggaggaggaggaggaggaggaggaggaggaggaggagacaagggaggaggaggaggagggggagacaaggGAGGAGGAGTCTACGACCTGAAAGCTCACATCGACAAACTCACCGACATCCTCCAG GAGGTGAAGCTGCAGAATAACCAGAAGGATGAGGAGATCAAATCCCTCAGAGACAGAATGGTGAAGATGGAGAGTGTAATACCTGTGCAG GACGATGATCAaagcggggaggaggggggcgtgtcCTCGGAGGAGAATGGGGGCGGGACCGAGAGCGAGGCCAGCCCCAGCCCTCAGCCCCAGGTGAGGGTGGGCCGTCTGATGGACGACGACCCCGCCTTCAGGAGAGGGCGCCTCCGCTGGCTGAAGGTGGAACAGCAGCGCATCCTCAGCCTGCAGAAGCTGCGCAGCGGCCAGG GTCCCAGCCCGGTGGGGGTCCCGGCGGGGGTCCCTGCGGGGGTCCCGGTGGTCCACCTCCCCGGGACAGGTCGCTTCATCCCCCCTCAGGATTGTAAACTCAAGTTCCCCTTCAAGAGTAACCCCGCCCACCGGTTGTCATGGGGACCGGCCAGCATGGCCCTgctggggctggagggggggctggagggcttCTCCCAGTCCCCGCCCCCGACCTACAcgactccgccccctccccccccccggatgCGTTCGCCCAGCCCCCAGCGCGCCTGGCAACAGCGGGGCCAGCCCTTCAGCCAGGGGAACCCGGGGAACCACAATCAccacggcaacaacaacaacaacaaccagagGCGTTACCGCCGCAACTCCCTGGACAGCTCTCCGCACGGCAACCATCACCCCGGCAACGGCCAGCATCACGGCGGCCAGGGTGGTCACCAGGGCAACCAGGGCGGTCACCAGGGTAaccagggcgggggggggcaccaggggcgacagagacagaggagggggtgttccccgggccccgggggggagaaggggggaggagtcgGGAGGGGAGGCTATCAGCCcaaccatcactaccaccacccctactACAACCCCCAGAATGCACCATTCCAGCcaggcccccccctcccatcctatCACAGCCTGCCTCGgcccaggggggcggggcctggtggGGTGGTGCCCGGTATGATGGGGCCCACGTGgttcaatacccccccccccaggatgaGACGACAGAACAGCGCCCCGGACCTCAAGACCAGTAACAACCCCAGTAACCACGATGACCAGTAA
- the psmb6 gene encoding proteasome subunit beta type-6, whose product MAAAATMMFGQEQMVSSNNDMAPDWTSKEVSTGTTIMAVEYDGGVVVGADSRTTTGAYIANRVTDKLTPIHDRIFCCRSGSAADTQAIADMVTYQLGFHSIELDELPKVETAANLFKASCYRYREELTAGIIVAGWDKRRGGQVYSVPIGGMCVRQQVSIGGSGSSYIYGFMDANYKPGMTKEQCMELVTNAVSLAMERDGSSGGVVRLAAISESGVERRVVLGGQLPKFFTH is encoded by the exons ATGGCGGCAGCAGCAACTATGATGTTCGGCCAGGAGCAAATGGTCTCCTCTAATAACGACATGGCTCCGGACTGGACCAGCAAGGAAGTCAGCACTGGG ACCACTATCATGGCTGTGGAGTATGATGGAGGCGTAGTGGTCGGAGCCGACTCACGTACTACGACAGG GGCGTACATCGCTAACAGAGTGACTGATAAGCTGACTCCTATCCACGACCGCATCTTCTGCTGCAG GTCTGGATCAGCTGCTGACACCCAGGCCATCGCTGATATGGTCACCTACCAGCTGGGCttccacag CATTGAGCTGGACGAGCTGCCAAAGGTGGAGACCGCTGCCAACCTGTTCAAAGCTAGCTGCTACCGCTACCGAGAGGAGCTAACAGCCGGCATCATTGTGGCCGGATGGGACAAGAGGCGCGGTGGACAG gtgtactCTGTGCCTATTGGAGGCATGTGTGTGAGGCAGCAGGTGTCTATCGGAGGCAGCGGCAGCTCCTACATCTACGGCTTCATGGACGCCAACTACAAGCCTGGGATGACCAAAGAACAGTGCATGGAGTTGGTCACCAATG cggTCAGCCTGGCGATGGAGCGTGATGGATCCAGTGGGGGCGTGGTCAGACTGGCGGCCATCTCTGAGAGCGGAGTGGAGCGCCGTGTCGTCCTGGGCGGCCAGCTGCCCAAGTTCttcacacactga